The Erinaceus europaeus chromosome 17, mEriEur2.1, whole genome shotgun sequence nucleotide sequence TGATTCAGCTTTCTTCACAATCTCAGAGTTTATATATGCTTAGGGAAAAACAGCATACACTGTCAGTGAGCACAACATGCATTTTGTTTTTTGTACATTTctctattgggaaattaatgttttacatgtgacagtaaatacaaaagtttgtacatgcataacatttcctagttttccaaataacaataagacccccaccaggtcctctgtcatcctttttggacctgtattctcccctgcacataccccagagttttttacattggtgcaatacgccatccaactccagttcaggttctacttgtgttttccttctgatcttgtttttcaacttctgcctgaaagtgagatcatcccatattcatccttctggctctgatttatttcacttaacatgattttttgaaggtccatctaagatcggctgaaagcagtgaaatcactgtttttaatagctgagtagtattccattgtgtatctagaccacaacatgctcagccactcatctgttacaacatgcattttttttttatttttatttttatttattttttttatttaaatttttaatttaagaaaggattagtgaacaaaagcataaggtaggaggggtacaactccacacaattcccaccacccaatccccataacccaccctctcccatgatagccttcccattctctagccctctgggagcatggacccaggatcgttgagggttgcagaaggtagagggtctggcttctgtaattgcttccccgctgaacatgggcgttgactggtcggtccatactcccagtctgcctctctctttccctagtaaggtgtgtctctggggaagctgagctccaggacacattggtggggtcttcaatccagggaagcctagccagcatcctggtggcatctggaacctggtgattgaaaagagagttaacatacaaagccaaacaatttgttgagcaaacatggatcccaagattggaatagtggagaggaagtgttggggaggtactcactgcaaactctagtgtaatcctgctttcaggtatatattttgcagtagtttatggatacgtgtgcgcatacgctctctctcacagaaactggtgtatgtctaggttatgggactttgttagaaagtgaactacctgagatgaaattagagtgtactataaaaggaaaggtctcacccgagtaatgaagctgaagggttgtcattccacacgtgaagtctctggatacactctgaggtgaagcatgttgagatggcaatcgttgctttggttaggttgtgatcgacggatgcaatattatttggtatggattgggagaagcatacgggaaagtgagccctatccatgggtgccaggactgggggaagtaggggctctatagtgaagatgtgaggttcctgctgtcttaggcttcaaaaagacaatcaatagttaatattatcatcacattatttgttaattgggttaactttgaaaagtccctttgttatggtttgctgtacagtacccagtatcttgtatatagctgtgctattggaagcttctaatctacttggtctaggcttttgagagagtccgcatatcaaatacgttgcctatctattaaaaagattcagtttgtcttttgagaacctttgagacatacaattgatttccccctctcatattaattaactactgatttatatgtctacattttgctaggagtgtacataaacaccattcccatcaccaaaggaccgtgacccatccctcccgcccattcccaccccccactggcccaggaagctacatgtctacccctcaccactgggtttttactttggtgccctacttacaatttgatcaggtcctgcttttagtttccctttcacatcttctaagtcagcttctgttgatgagtgggatcatcccatactcatctttaactttctgacttagtccacttaacataattccttctagctctgtccaagatgggtcagagaaggtgagttcattgttcttttagctgcatagtattccattgtgtatatataccacagctttctcagccattcatctgttgttgggcacctgggttgcttccaggtttcagctattcaTCGGGTACCTCTTTGCTACATTATCTGATACATTATATTGCCTGGTGGACACGTAAGTTCTTATTGTCCACTGACCCAGCTAGAGAACATATCCTGCAATCCCCAGTGAGGCTGTTTATCACTCAGAGCCCTGCTACTGAGTCACTTTTCACATTCAGCTATAGTTGAGCGACCGACTCAAGAACCAACCAAGGTCCCTACAAAGAGGGAAAGCTTAGTAAGTGAGTCAGGACTGTTAAGTGTAAATGCCCCTATTGGCAAGATTGTGACAGTGCAGACATTGTTCCTTGCTGATGTCTTTGCTACTGCTTGGTCACTGAATGACACTAAGTTGCCCTTCACTTTTCTCAAGTATAATGTGATAACTAGCAATAACTAATGACCATTGAATTTGGTATATACATAGAAAATTTTTTCTACTGTCTTTACAATAAAAATAGTGACCTTTTTATTTTGAGATTTGAAATGACAATTTTGGAGCCTAAGAGATTGGAATCACCCAGCTTCATGGTGATGGTGCAATGTAAAGAATATATTCCTTCCATGGGGTCTGTCAGAAAGCACACAGAATATATCATACTGcaacttataaaataaatatctagagGACTAGGAGGTACTTTGGACTGTTAAAGTAGCATtttccatgtctgaggccccagaggctatGGTTATAACCCCAACACCATGTTAACTACAGCCAAACAGCATTCTGCTCCTATTACCTTCTCAACtctcaaatcaataaataagcaaataagtgaATACAGAAATAatattgtaagaaaaaaaaaacctgattatCTGGCAGCCCAGGAAGTGCCTCAGCAGTGTGGTCCAGGTGTTCAATACCAGCACAATTTTAAAAACAGCAAAGATCAAAGAAAACCCTGTGGATCTCCATGGAGAGCAGCACGGTGCTCTGAaccttcattctttctctcttctgtttgTGCACAACGTCTTTTTGTTGCgcttatttcttttattgttgttgtagttattgttgttgtcattgtagataggacagagagaattagagagaggaggggaaaacagagaggggaagagaaagatagatacctgcagacctgcttcaccaccagtgaagcgactcccctgcaggtcgggtcagggggctcaaaccgggatccttaatcctgtctctgtgctttgcgcttaacctgctgtgctaccgcctgacccccatgcaCAGTGTTTTTATCTCAagtattatattaaaataaattgaaataaataagTGTTGTAAGAAGGTAGTTCAGTGGCTGTTTGTTAGGGAACCTGTATTAGACCCTGACTTTGGTCCTGAATACCAAAGAAAATTAATAGGTAAGTTAACAAGAAACTTCTAACACCTCTCCAAGTATAACTGAATTGAGATGTAGAACACTCCTCTGCCGTGAGTAAGCATTATATCCTATACATGACTGCTGTTAGTAAAATTAGTTATTCTGTGGTCACCTTGATGGGACCCTGGTGTATGAGGGTGGCAAAGCTGGCTGgtagtgttttacagacacctcgCATGAAGAGAGgagaatgtttttttaatttttatatataaaaaggaaacactgacaaaaaccataggataagaggggtaaaactccacacaattcccaccaccaaaactctgtatcccattccctcccttcatagctttctattctttatccctctgcgagtatggacccagtttcattatgaggtgcagaaggtggaaggtctggcttccctctCAACATGTACTATACACTATGAaccccaaataaaatgataaagtgaCAATAAAAAGATACCTCAAAATAATCCATAAGCCAGCTATCTAAAGTTAatacaaacattttttaattttttctttctttttttaaaatatttattttgcctttttgctttccttgttgttttttattattacagtTCTTGATGGCATTGttaaatagcacagagagaaatggagagagaaggggaagacagagaatgggagaaaaagaaaatagacatctgtagccctgcttcaccacctgtgaagtgcttcccctacaggtgcagagctgggggctcaaatcaggttcCTTACGCTAACCTTATGCTttatgctgtgtgtgcttaaccccactgtgcaccgcctgactcccatatttgtCTTTCTTATATCTACTTTTCTATGTACTTATCCATATACTTAGATTCCCTCAATAGCAAAATCTATACTCTGAGTTTCTTGGCACTTTGACCTCAAAGAAATCCACAACTTTATCTACAAAGGCAACTCTAGTTCTGTATTTCTCAGCATGTGTACGTTTGCAAGGAAGGGCTTATTTAATAACAGATTGAATAACACATGTTGATGCTATATATCTGCATAATAAGAACCAATAGGTTTTACTTCATGAcacttatttgttttctttattggacaCAATTATCCTTTTTTCTGATAGTGATGAATAAATACAATCTCACCGTGGTGAATGAATTCATTCTCCTGGGACTAACAAACCGCCCTAAACTCCAGGCTCCATTGTTTGTGCTGTTCCTCATCATCTACATGACCTCACTGGTGGGCAACTTGGGCATGGTCATCCTCACCAAGATGGATGCCACACTGCAGacacccatgtacttcttcctcagaCACCTGGCTCTCACTGACCTCGGTTATTCAACAGCTGTGGGGCCAAAAATGCTGGTCAACTTTGTAGTAGATCAAAATACCATTTCTTACTACTTTTGTGCTACACAATTGGCTTTCTTCATCATGTTCATGTGCTATGAACTGTTTATTCTATCTTTCATgtcctatgaccgctatgtggccatctgtaaCTCTCTGCTCTACACAGTCATCATGTCAGAACGGGTTTGTCTAACCCTGGTCATCATCCCCTATCTATACAGTGCCTTTGTGTCTCTTATAGTCACCATCAACCTTTTTAGTTTACCCTTCTGTGGCTATAATGTCATCAATCATTTCTACTGTGACAATCTCCCCCTGTTATCTTTGCTGTGCTCAAGTACACACGTGGTTGAATTCTTAATATTATTCttctctgctctcaatttaatcttCACCCTTCTGGTAGTGCTTGCTTCCTACTTGCTCATTTTTATAGCTGTTTTCAAGATGAAATCTGCTGAGGGGAGACACAAGGCTTTCTCCACCTGTGGTTCCCACCTGATGGTTGTCATAATTCTCTATGGCACCTTGCTATTCATGTACGTGAAACCCAAGTCCAGTCATTCCTTTGACACGGATAAAATGGCATCTGTATTTTACACCCTGGTCATCCCAATGTTGAATCCCTTGATCTATAGTTTTAGGAACAAAGATGTGAAACATGCATTAGTAAGACTGTGGAAAAAGATATGCAGTATATTTTCTTAGAGTTCACTTCCTAATTTCACTTGGAACACTAGAATGTGTCCTTTAATCCTTGTGCCTAGCTTAAGAGGTAAAAATAAGCACAGAGAACTTCATCAAGACTTTTAGAATGTCTTCTATTTGCCAGCCACAGAAATTTATCATGCATATATGAGTATACAAACCATGAAAAATGTTTGCCCTCTTTGGAGGGGGATAAACAAATATAAgcataataagtaagtaaaactaAAAGTATGGTAGATATATTTGGAAACTAATCCATTAGATCCATAGAATTTGGGTTTTCTTTATAAGTGTGAAGAAGTATCATAGTTATAGAAGTGGAAATAAAATGGCTAGCATTCATAAAATTTAGGATAGCTTTTCTGTTGTGTGTGGGAAATGAAACCTGTAAGCTCACTAAATAAAAGTAAACTTTAGGTAGATTCATCAGAAAACTGTAGACActaaaaattatataaagtatttgtttcttttgtgGGATTAAAGCAGTTATAGAGGGGAAACATATTGGCTCTGgtactttattctattttattttagcttGTTTCCTCTGTCTCATTGGggaggggtaatggtttacagtatggttgcTGACACTTAAGTACAACAAAATCTCAAGGTAGACATCCTTCCTTATGCCTTACTCCTCAGAAGTCTTTAGTTTGGTGTTTGCAGTAAAACTCACTTGACTTAAGCAattctttgtgtttttctcttctgttttttacAGGTGGTTGCCTGAAAGAAGCCACTGCCCTAATATATTACCCAGATAAACCAAGCCCCAAATGTCTTTTCACTGAACTCCACACCCACTCCCCACAGTAGAAAGAACTTTACACTGTCTTTCTAGCTTTAACGGCTGTAGCTTGATCTTTTAATCTATTTTCTGACAGTATCTACACTGTCAACCTCCTCCCTTAGCTCATCTGCTCTGTGTTAAACTGAATAACAACttactctcccctctcctccaacAAATTGCCTCTATTCTCATCTCTAGCACTCACTCATTATACATACAACATGTCCACTCTCACAGTCCTCTCTCTGGCCCCCTGTTTAAAGGCAATGCTGATGCAGAATTCCTTGCCTACACAGGAATTTTCTTAACCTCTgactctgatcctgctgacttctaTTCTCTGACCCATGTCAACCTTGAGGGTCTCAGGGCCTGATTCCCTAATGCCCCCATAACATAGCTAAAAAGCATTCTTTCCACCTGACCCACTTGTGCTGCTCTAATCAAGACATCTGGttttcaaactcttggggttaaccccttggcttaaaagccaattgtctttggaaaattgatgtcacccacttatccaacatggaaaacaaaaatttgcttttgtctcaattgataccttctcaaagtttatgtgggctacagatCAGactggagaaagctcaaaaaagcttataagctatATGCTACTCTATTTAGCTGTAATGGGCATACATTTTCCATTTCAAATGGACAATGTCCCCACTTttgccagcaaacaatttaaagacttttgttccctctggaacattactcacactacaggcattccctataacccTCAGGGACAAGACATTGGCAAAAGAGCCCATAAAACCCTGATGGCTCAATTAAATAATGAAGAATGAGGAATACACCccaccccaatatccagctggcaaaagccttaactacattaaacctctttaatatttacaaaaattagaACCAACCTCTTATTATTCTTTACTGGCAAACACCATcaaccctcccagctattaaggtcaaatggaaagaccccctagataaaatctggaaagggcctgaccccctattgaccatgggaagaaggggttttgcatgtgtgtttccacaggattactcaaaacctctctggcttcctgcctgccatgtctggcaatgcccacaagatggcacagctatctatttcttcttgtagcatttgcccttcttccatagccagtcaacagcgtcaggttgaaagctgtcaggagctgtttgttgctggctttgaaagtgactgggatccatgtggattcagtcggctaggaaggatcgtcagtttccccaatgaatgggtacttatgggatgcaccacgagaaggtcgatccaatgcatcccagctaTCCATGAAGaataagaaacactgcaagagtaTTAGGGGCAGTACACCCTTCAGGACCCATAATGTGACATGGCGGGACCTGAAAaacctggttcacagagccccaaaacaaaacctccctactgcttctctctcctcccttgctCTCTCTGAATAATTTAAGCCTACTATCTGCCCcctctgcttcaccagtcaccCTTTGAAAGTATTAGGTTAGGCAAACAGTCTGTTGTCACTATTCGAGTAAAAGTTCTACAGTATACCCCTGCTCCATGCTATGATCAGCCAGTTATGTTATTGTATGTGAATgttataaatgaatgaaaatctTACATACGACCAATTTTGCTCAGAGTAATCTGAAACTTAACTGACCTATATGGAAATGCAGGATGCAGAaaaggtttctggagacatccagaatgAGTCCTAagaaatttgttttttcctcttttgatttttttttaaatcttgctataaatgtgaaacgttttgtcttgaaaactgtgtgagtaaaaatggcTCAAATAAGACAATActgatctaaatttgtgtttgacatgtTATGTCTTCCTAACagaagtttttctcctcttttgtgttatagactacatgtttatgtatgTTTTTGaaatttggtaaacattaacacacacacacacacacacatacacacacacacacacacacactatttattttaatgagggcaACAGAGTGAAAGGTCAGGCCACTGCTacctctgctttatggtggtgctggtggttaaaCCTGGAggttggagcttcaggcataaaaaccatttgcataatcattatgctacctccccagcttcCACCTACTCCCAATTTTTCATTGGAGCTGTTTGTCCTTTTCTTGTTGAGTTCAGTGAGTGTTTATGTAGGTTAGTATCTTTCTGTCCTGTGTATGaaacaaatatttctttctcccactccatgGGTAGTCTCCCTTTTTCTGCATGGAGAAGCTTTTCAGTTGGATGTAGACCTATTGGTTTATCTTGTTTTCTTTGTAGTGGGATTTGAATTGTGAAAGATGTCTTTTAAAAGTTATGTTGAAGGAAAATGAAGAATACAGGGTCCTGGAGAGTACATGCTGTTTTCACTGAGTTTGAACATTTGGAGAAGAGACTCATTTCGTGAAGGGTTTTAGGGTCCCTTCCctactcccatcttttttttttcagcattgtATGAAGGGGGAGGAATTTACTCCATAAGGCGAATGAAAACTGGGTCTCAGTATGATGTAAAAAGGGTTATAAGGAAGAGGGGATTGGAGAAAAAGGGGTCTTATTCCTGAATCTCTTTTCTGGGAGCTTGACATAATAGATGAGGCTAGAGAACCCCAGGAAATCTATCCCACGAGCCTATTTCCTAACTTTactttgcataaataaataaagagtgaaTTTTGGAACCATACACCTgaaaatttttccttttaaaaatcatttcaaacAAAGCAATGAGGTACCcaacagggggggaaaaaaagagaaaaagaggatccTACTtactcccccatcctctcaacaGTGACAAAGTTACAAGGAAGGGCACtgccaagtggggaccaggggcttgaacctgggtccttgtgcactgtaaagtgtgtgctcagccaggtgtaccagccCTGAGCCCTCAAGTAAACATTTATATCTAACTCATACTCAGATTAGTGCAGTTCTTCTGAACTATTAATAGATAGCTCCTTCCATTAGTTTTGCTTATAGATGCTCAGGGACAACCAGGAAATTGCCTCATTTCCTTAGGGGAAGTCTTACAGGGAGGGAAGGATCCATAAATTGCCCTCACTGTGCCAAGACATGAAGCACACGGGGGAGCCAAGGCACAGGTAAACATCTAAAATGTTCCTGCAGTGTTATGCTTTACTAAACGCAGAGCGATCTGGGTGGCCACTTTACGGTAGCATTTGTATTCTTTGACTAAGCAGAGTAATATGTTTGGAGTCCA carries:
- the LOC132534023 gene encoding olfactory receptor 8K3-like, which produces MNKYNLTVVNEFILLGLTNRPKLQAPLFVLFLIIYMTSLVGNLGMVILTKMDATLQTPMYFFLRHLALTDLGYSTAVGPKMLVNFVVDQNTISYYFCATQLAFFIMFMCYELFILSFMSYDRYVAICNSLLYTVIMSERVCLTLVIIPYLYSAFVSLIVTINLFSLPFCGYNVINHFYCDNLPLLSLLCSSTHVVEFLILFFSALNLIFTLLVVLASYLLIFIAVFKMKSAEGRHKAFSTCGSHLMVVIILYGTLLFMYVKPKSSHSFDTDKMASVFYTLVIPMLNPLIYSFRNKDVKHALVRLWKKICSIFS